A window of the Mannheimia granulomatis genome harbors these coding sequences:
- the proS gene encoding proline--tRNA ligase has protein sequence MRTSQYLFSTLKETPNDAQVVSHQLMLRAGMIRPMASGLYNWLPTGIRVLKKVENIIREEMNKGGAIEVLMPVVQPAELWVESGRWNDYGPELLRFKDRGERDFVLGPTHEEVITDLVRREVSSYKQLPLNLYQIQTKFRDEVRPRFGVMRSREFVMKDAYSFHTTKESLQETYDVMYQVYSNIFTRLGLDFRAVQADTGSIGGSASHEFQVLASSGEDDVVFSTESDFAANIELAEAVAVGERQAPTAEMQLVDTPNAKTINELVENHGLAIEKTVKTLIVKGSTEEQPLIALVIRGDHDLNEIKAQKHPLVADPLEFADEADIKAKIGASVGSLGVINLPIPAIIDRSVALMSDFGCGANIDGKHYFNVNWERDVAMPEVFDLRNVVEGDPSPDGKGVLQIKRGIEVGHIFQLGKKYSEAMKATVQGEDGKPLVMTMGCYGIGVTRVVAAAIEQHHDERGIIWPSDEIAPFTVAIVPMNMHKSERVQAFAEELYSTLKVQGVDVIFDDRKERPGVMFADMELIGVPHMVVIGEKNLENGEIEYKNRRNGEKQMIAKDRLLDFLKENVKA, from the coding sequence ATGCGTACAAGTCAGTATTTATTTTCGACCCTTAAAGAAACCCCGAACGATGCTCAGGTGGTTAGTCATCAATTAATGTTGCGTGCGGGTATGATTCGCCCGATGGCATCAGGTTTATACAACTGGTTGCCGACCGGGATTCGTGTGTTGAAAAAAGTAGAAAATATCATTCGTGAAGAGATGAACAAAGGTGGGGCGATTGAAGTGTTAATGCCTGTCGTTCAGCCGGCTGAATTGTGGGTGGAGTCTGGTCGTTGGAATGATTACGGTCCGGAATTGCTGCGTTTTAAAGATCGTGGTGAGCGTGATTTCGTGCTTGGTCCAACGCACGAAGAGGTGATTACTGATTTGGTTCGCCGTGAGGTCTCTTCTTACAAACAACTTCCGTTAAATCTTTACCAAATTCAAACTAAATTCCGTGATGAAGTGCGTCCACGTTTCGGTGTGATGCGTTCGCGTGAATTTGTGATGAAAGATGCCTATTCTTTCCATACTACCAAAGAGAGCTTACAAGAAACCTATGATGTAATGTATCAGGTTTACAGTAACATCTTTACCCGTCTTGGCTTAGATTTCCGTGCAGTACAGGCAGATACGGGGTCTATCGGTGGTTCGGCCTCTCACGAGTTCCAAGTATTAGCCTCAAGCGGTGAAGATGATGTAGTGTTTTCAACCGAGTCTGATTTTGCCGCCAATATCGAATTGGCTGAAGCGGTTGCAGTGGGCGAACGCCAAGCTCCAACGGCAGAAATGCAATTAGTGGATACGCCAAATGCGAAAACCATTAATGAATTAGTGGAAAATCACGGTTTAGCGATTGAAAAAACGGTGAAAACCTTGATTGTAAAAGGCTCAACTGAAGAACAGCCACTTATTGCTTTAGTAATTCGTGGTGATCACGATTTAAATGAAATCAAAGCTCAAAAACATCCGTTAGTGGCAGATCCACTTGAATTTGCTGATGAAGCGGACATTAAAGCAAAAATCGGGGCAAGTGTGGGTTCATTAGGGGTGATTAATTTACCTATTCCTGCCATTATTGACCGCTCGGTCGCATTAATGTCTGATTTCGGTTGTGGTGCGAACATTGACGGCAAACATTATTTCAATGTGAACTGGGAGCGTGATGTAGCAATGCCGGAAGTGTTTGATTTACGTAATGTGGTGGAGGGCGACCCAAGCCCGGATGGCAAAGGTGTGCTTCAAATTAAACGTGGTATCGAAGTAGGGCATATTTTCCAATTAGGTAAAAAATATTCTGAAGCAATGAAAGCGACAGTGCAAGGTGAAGACGGTAAACCGCTTGTGATGACAATGGGTTGTTATGGTATTGGCGTAACTCGTGTGGTAGCGGCTGCGATTGAACAACATCACGATGAACGTGGTATTATCTGGCCAAGTGATGAAATTGCACCATTTACGGTGGCGATTGTACCGATGAATATGCACAAATCTGAACGCGTTCAGGCGTTTGCAGAAGAGCTTTATTCAACCTTAAAAGTACAAGGTGTGGATGTGATTTTTGATGATCGTAAAGAACGCCCGGGCGTGATGTTTGCGGATATGGAATTAATCGGCGTGCCACATATGGTGGTGATCGGCGAGAAAAATCTCGAAAACGGTGAAATTGAGTACAAAAACCGCCGTAATGGTGAAAAACAAATGATCGCTAAAGACCGCTTGTTAGATTTCTTAAAAGAGAACGTAAAAGCGTAA
- a CDS encoding DUF1232 domain-containing protein, which produces MNKAKTDKIKWIKIAIILVYMFSPVDILPEAILGPLGLVDDAAALALLIKTILQK; this is translated from the coding sequence ATGAATAAAGCTAAAACGGATAAAATAAAATGGATTAAGATTGCTATTATCTTAGTTTATATGTTTAGTCCGGTTGATATTTTACCTGAAGCAATATTAGGTCCACTAGGGCTTGTTGATGACGCGGCTGCATTGGCGTTATTAATAAAAACTATTTTGCAAAAATAA
- the mioC gene encoding FMN-binding protein MioC produces MTSICIITGSTLGGAEYVADHINDVLSSQGFEVELFNQATLSDIEGKAHLIVVTSTHGAGELPDNIQPLFNDLAASSADFSSMKFGVIGLGSSDYDTFCNAVNIVEESLKARGANQVCESLRIDVTNNFDHDATAEEWLPSFVEKL; encoded by the coding sequence ATGACATCTATTTGCATTATTACCGGCAGTACCTTAGGCGGGGCAGAATATGTTGCCGATCACATTAATGATGTATTAAGCAGCCAAGGTTTTGAGGTGGAATTATTTAACCAAGCAACCCTCTCAGATATTGAAGGGAAAGCTCATTTAATTGTGGTAACCTCCACCCACGGTGCGGGAGAGTTGCCGGATAACATCCAACCACTTTTTAACGATTTAGCTGCTAGTTCAGCAGATTTCAGCTCAATGAAATTTGGCGTAATCGGCTTAGGTAGTTCGGATTATGATACTTTCTGCAATGCCGTAAATATTGTGGAAGAGTCTCTTAAGGCAAGAGGCGCAAACCAAGTGTGTGAATCGTTACGCATTGATGTAACAAATAATTTCGATCATGATGCAACTGCTGAGGAATGGTTACCCTCTTTTGTCGAAAAATTATAG
- the nanA gene encoding N-acetylneuraminate lyase — MKNLKGIFSALLVSFNEDGTINEKGLRQIIRHNIDKMKVDGLYVGGSTGENFMLSTEEKKEIFRIAKDEAKDEIALIAQVGSVNLKEAVELGKYATSLGYDALSAVTPFYYKFSFPEIKNFYETIIRETGSPMIVYSIPFLTGVNIGVAQFAELFQNEKIIGVKFTAGDFYLLERLRKAFPNHLIYAGFDEMMLPAAVLGIDGAIGSTFNVNGIRARQIFELAQQGKIKEAFEIQNVTNDLIEGILGNGLYQTIKGLLEEEGVQAGYCREPMTKELNAQQKAVVKELKAKFL, encoded by the coding sequence ATGAAAAATTTAAAAGGTATTTTTAGTGCCTTACTCGTTTCTTTCAACGAAGACGGCACAATCAATGAAAAAGGTTTACGCCAGATTATCCGCCACAACATCGACAAGATGAAAGTGGATGGCTTGTACGTGGGTGGTTCAACCGGCGAAAACTTCATGCTTTCAACCGAAGAGAAAAAAGAAATTTTCCGCATTGCAAAAGATGAAGCGAAAGATGAAATTGCATTAATCGCTCAAGTAGGAAGTGTAAACTTAAAAGAAGCGGTGGAGTTAGGTAAATATGCCACTTCATTAGGTTATGATGCTTTATCTGCGGTAACACCGTTCTACTACAAATTCAGCTTCCCGGAAATCAAAAATTTCTACGAAACCATTATTCGTGAAACCGGAAGCCCGATGATCGTTTACTCTATCCCGTTCTTAACCGGCGTAAACATCGGTGTGGCTCAATTTGCTGAATTATTCCAAAACGAAAAAATCATCGGTGTGAAATTCACCGCGGGCGATTTCTACCTATTAGAACGTTTACGTAAAGCATTCCCGAACCACTTAATTTATGCAGGTTTCGATGAAATGATGTTGCCGGCAGCAGTATTGGGTATTGATGGTGCAATCGGTTCAACCTTCAACGTAAACGGTATTCGTGCACGTCAAATCTTTGAATTGGCGCAACAAGGTAAAATCAAAGAAGCATTTGAAATTCAAAATGTGACCAACGATTTAATCGAAGGTATTTTAGGCAACGGTTTATACCAAACCATTAAAGGCTTATTGGAAGAAGAAGGCGTACAAGCAGGCTACTGCCGTGAGCCAATGACCAAAGAACTCAACGCACAACAAAAAGCCGTTGTGAAAGAGTTAAAAGCGAAGTTTCTTTAA
- a CDS encoding N-acetylmannosamine kinase, with the protein MRCLAIDIGGTKIATAIVYNNQVEQRKQIQTPTDRPQEDQAESLHQAISEIIQGYQGQFDFVSVASTGIINQGVLTALNPKNLGGLAEFPLKESIARHTDKPIGLLNDVQAAVCAEYLFEPPQAVKNFVFITVSTGVGGGIILNGELQTGPNGIAGHIGHTLSDPNGPVCGCGRIGCVEAVAAGRAIEAVSSKWENPCSPKEAFERFRQGNPQAVELVERSAKAIANLIADLKISLDIQKVVLGGSVGLAEGYLPLVQRYLSEMPAVYQCALENAKSGQDAGLIGAAWWAENRLKQGLTL; encoded by the coding sequence ATGCGTTGTTTAGCCATAGATATTGGTGGTACCAAAATTGCGACCGCTATTGTTTACAACAACCAAGTGGAGCAACGTAAGCAAATTCAAACGCCAACCGACAGACCTCAGGAAGATCAGGCAGAAAGTTTACACCAAGCTATCTCAGAGATTATACAGGGCTACCAAGGGCAATTTGATTTTGTCTCTGTTGCCTCAACAGGCATTATTAATCAAGGTGTGCTCACCGCATTGAACCCGAAAAACTTGGGCGGATTAGCGGAGTTCCCACTTAAAGAGAGCATTGCACGCCATACCGATAAACCTATCGGTTTATTAAATGATGTACAAGCTGCTGTCTGTGCAGAATATTTATTTGAACCTCCGCAAGCGGTTAAAAATTTTGTTTTTATTACCGTTTCTACCGGTGTAGGTGGTGGCATTATTTTAAACGGTGAATTACAAACCGGCCCAAATGGTATTGCCGGTCATATAGGTCATACATTGTCTGATCCAAACGGCCCTGTTTGTGGTTGTGGACGCATCGGTTGTGTAGAGGCCGTTGCTGCCGGCCGTGCAATTGAAGCAGTTTCAAGCAAATGGGAAAACCCTTGTTCACCAAAAGAAGCGTTTGAACGCTTTAGACAAGGTAACCCACAAGCGGTCGAATTAGTCGAAAGATCTGCAAAAGCAATTGCCAATTTAATTGCAGATTTAAAAATCAGTTTAGATATACAAAAAGTCGTTTTAGGCGGTAGTGTTGGATTAGCGGAAGGCTATTTACCACTCGTTCAACGTTACTTATCTGAAATGCCCGCTGTTTATCAGTGTGCATTAGAAAATGCAAAATCCGGACAGGATGCAGGATTAATCGGTGCTGCGTGGTGGGCGGAAAACCGTCTTAAACAAGGATTAACTCTTTAA
- a CDS encoding N-acetylmannosamine-6-phosphate 2-epimerase codes for MSKLSRDTILNKIQNGLIASCQPVDDGPMDKPEIVAAMAQASVIGGAKGIRIEGVDNLKATRAAVEVPIIGIVKRDLPDSPVRITPFLEDIDALAEAGADIIAVDGTFRTRPVSIEDAVKRIHEKGCLAMADCSTLEEGLHCQQLGFDIVGSTMSGYTGGPIPDEPDYQLVKDLKAAGCNVMAEGRYNTPELAKVAMEIGADYVTVGSALTRLEHIVSWFADSVKSAQK; via the coding sequence ATGTCAAAACTATCTCGTGATACTATTTTAAACAAAATTCAAAACGGACTTATTGCCTCTTGTCAACCTGTAGATGATGGTCCGATGGATAAACCTGAAATTGTTGCCGCAATGGCGCAAGCTTCAGTGATTGGTGGAGCTAAAGGTATTCGCATTGAGGGAGTGGATAATTTAAAAGCTACCCGTGCGGCGGTTGAAGTGCCGATTATCGGTATTGTTAAGCGTGATTTACCTGACTCGCCTGTCCGTATTACCCCTTTCTTAGAAGATATTGATGCCTTAGCTGAAGCCGGCGCGGATATTATTGCCGTAGATGGCACATTCCGTACTCGTCCTGTCAGCATTGAAGATGCGGTAAAACGTATTCACGAAAAAGGTTGCTTAGCAATGGCTGATTGCTCGACTCTGGAAGAGGGCTTGCATTGCCAACAGTTAGGATTTGATATTGTCGGCAGTACAATGTCAGGCTATACAGGCGGCCCAATTCCCGATGAGCCGGATTATCAATTAGTAAAAGATTTAAAAGCGGCAGGCTGTAATGTAATGGCAGAAGGGCGTTATAACACTCCAGAACTCGCCAAAGTAGCGATGGAAATCGGGGCTGATTATGTAACGGTTGGCTCAGCTTTAACACGTTTAGAGCATATCGTGAGCTGGTTTGCCGATTCGGTAAAATCAGCACAAAAATAG
- the selA gene encoding L-seryl-tRNA(Sec) selenium transferase yields MQPLFRQIPSLDLLLKKPQAVELCKNFAYSTVVEQARLLINQARQLIAEQQVVPSFICDENEFFRKLEQKLKSLSSVDIKTVFNLTGTVLHTNLGRGLWSEKAIEAATNAMRNNVALEFDITEGKRSHRDNFISELIQKLTGAEAACVVNNNAAAVLLMLATFAQGKEVIVSRGELVEIGGAFRIPDIMVQAGCKLVEVGTTNRTHLKDYRSAITENTAFLMKVHTSNYHIEGFTSSVSEEELVALGKEFNLPVVSDLGSGSLTDMQALNLPAEPMVQQKMAAGVSLVSFSGDKLLGGPQAGIIVGSKAMIEQLQHHPLKRVLRCDKVILSALEATLRHYLFPEKLTSALPTLNLLTQSVEVLQNKAERLKTALSKRLNSHYILQIEPSLAQIGSGALPKETLPSVAVTISAEKQSDLIALEKQFKTFPSPIIGRFAQQKFWLDLRSVAEFEKLIEMLG; encoded by the coding sequence ATGCAGCCATTATTCCGACAAATTCCTTCTCTCGACTTACTATTAAAAAAGCCACAAGCGGTCGAATTATGTAAAAATTTTGCATATTCTACGGTAGTAGAGCAGGCTCGATTATTGATTAACCAAGCTCGTCAACTTATTGCTGAACAGCAGGTTGTTCCCTCTTTTATTTGTGATGAAAATGAATTTTTCCGCAAATTGGAGCAAAAGCTTAAATCTTTAAGTTCGGTTGATATTAAAACGGTATTTAACTTAACCGGCACGGTGTTGCATACTAATTTAGGGCGAGGTTTGTGGTCGGAAAAAGCGATTGAAGCAGCAACTAATGCAATGCGAAATAATGTAGCGTTGGAGTTTGATATTACAGAGGGCAAACGTTCACATCGTGATAATTTTATTTCCGAGTTAATACAGAAACTTACTGGGGCAGAAGCTGCTTGCGTGGTAAATAACAATGCGGCAGCGGTGTTGTTAATGTTGGCAACTTTTGCTCAAGGCAAAGAGGTAATTGTTTCCCGCGGCGAATTGGTGGAAATTGGCGGGGCATTTCGCATTCCCGATATTATGGTTCAGGCAGGTTGTAAATTGGTGGAGGTTGGTACCACAAATCGCACGCATTTAAAAGATTATCGCAGCGCGATCACCGAAAATACCGCCTTTTTAATGAAAGTTCACACCAGTAATTATCATATTGAGGGCTTTACCAGCTCAGTATCGGAAGAAGAACTGGTGGCATTAGGCAAAGAGTTTAATTTGCCTGTGGTGAGCGATTTAGGTAGTGGTTCGCTTACTGATATGCAAGCCTTAAATCTACCTGCCGAACCAATGGTGCAACAAAAAATGGCTGCTGGCGTGAGTTTGGTTTCCTTCTCGGGCGATAAATTATTAGGCGGTCCACAAGCCGGCATTATTGTAGGTAGCAAAGCGATGATTGAACAACTGCAACATCACCCGTTAAAGCGGGTACTTCGTTGTGATAAGGTGATTTTATCTGCCCTTGAGGCAACACTTCGCCACTATCTGTTTCCGGAAAAACTCACAAGTGCTCTACCAACATTGAACCTGCTTACTCAGTCGGTTGAGGTGTTACAAAATAAAGCAGAGCGGTTAAAAACGGCATTAAGCAAGCGGTTAAATTCCCACTATATTTTGCAAATTGAACCCAGCCTCGCCCAAATCGGCAGTGGAGCCTTACCGAAAGAAACTCTGCCTTCGGTAGCAGTAACTATTTCCGCGGAAAAACAGAGTGATTTGATTGCTTTAGAGAAACAATTTAAAACCTTCCCAAGCCCGATTATCGGACGATTTGCTCAGCAGAAATTCTGGTTGGATTTAAGATCGGTGGCGGAGTTTGAAAAGTTGATTGAAATGTTGGGATGA
- a CDS encoding helix-turn-helix domain-containing protein, with the protein MPLQEVDMSIDKEIFSKQLGINIAKYRQALGLTQEQLAEKLDLGNEAISRIERGVAIPSLMRLFEFSKVFHCNVADLLSEGTTKKDDIEYIALLLKDLSENDRQFTIRMLEQLVVHLRTKP; encoded by the coding sequence ATGCCACTTCAAGAGGTAGATATGAGTATAGATAAAGAGATTTTTTCAAAACAACTTGGTATAAACATAGCAAAATATAGACAGGCATTAGGATTAACACAAGAACAACTAGCCGAAAAATTAGATTTAGGTAATGAGGCTATATCAAGAATTGAGCGTGGAGTTGCAATACCTAGCTTAATGAGATTATTTGAGTTTTCTAAGGTTTTTCATTGTAATGTTGCAGATTTATTATCTGAAGGCACAACTAAAAAAGATGATATTGAATATATAGCCTTGTTATTGAAAGATCTTTCAGAAAATGATCGCCAATTTACAATTAGAATGTTGGAACAATTAGTTGTTCATTTAAGAACCAAACCTTGA
- the selB gene encoding selenocysteine-specific translation elongation factor, with amino-acid sequence MIICTAGHVDHGKTSLLKALTGKDTTHLPEEQKRGLTIDLGYAYLPVENDILGFIDVPGHQRFLSNMLAGLGGINHALLVISAEEGIKPQTEEHLDILRLLNFQHIMVVITKADRVEEAQISRLIENIKSQYSFLADSKTFITSAKTAQGIEELNAYLIELNQQSHAIQKPFRYAIDRVFNVKGAGLVVTGTTVSGQVSEGDELFLSNGKKLRVKAIHAQNSPSNTGYAGQRLALNIANVEKEDIQRGDWVTGLEPKFATDRITVLLTANQTLKENSIVHIYHFASHITGKLNLLEVKQAVKNQQYFAEVILDEALHIAVGDKLILRSGDDSQTLAGAEVLEIDSPKRHKRSDERLAFVKNLAKTTACHDFTVRVNLCLQNRAKELSALQWSEQCFAEDIAALGFNTSSKWVFTSEFKTQAQQKVLEKMAEYHGQHQDQIGVTKARLYRIALLDLPENLANQFIDDLVEQKQLTNSRGWLHLPAHRIEFDKEELQLWQQIRPLFEATNQALWVRDIASSLSVDETKMRNLLYKAGKLGYLIPIVRDRFLLIDQIEAFAQLIKSFIQENGAISVNQLRDQLNYGRKLTVQLIEYFDRSGFLRRKGDVHLLRDSETF; translated from the coding sequence ATGATCATCTGCACCGCAGGCCATGTCGATCACGGCAAAACCTCTCTTTTAAAAGCCTTAACAGGTAAAGATACAACTCACTTACCCGAAGAGCAAAAACGTGGGTTAACTATTGATTTGGGGTATGCTTATTTGCCTGTTGAAAATGATATTTTAGGGTTTATTGATGTGCCGGGGCATCAGCGTTTTTTATCGAATATGCTTGCGGGGCTTGGTGGGATTAATCACGCTTTGTTGGTGATTTCTGCTGAGGAAGGCATTAAACCTCAAACTGAAGAGCATTTGGATATTTTGCGTTTGCTGAATTTCCAACATATTATGGTGGTGATTACTAAAGCCGATCGGGTGGAAGAAGCTCAAATTTCACGATTAATTGAAAACATCAAAAGCCAATATTCATTTCTGGCAGACTCGAAAACGTTTATCACTTCAGCGAAAACAGCTCAAGGCATTGAGGAATTAAATGCTTATTTAATCGAGCTTAATCAACAAAGTCATGCTATTCAAAAACCGTTCCGCTATGCAATTGACCGTGTATTTAATGTTAAAGGTGCAGGTTTAGTGGTAACCGGTACAACGGTTTCGGGGCAAGTAAGTGAAGGAGATGAACTGTTTTTATCGAATGGTAAAAAACTGAGAGTAAAAGCCATTCATGCACAAAACAGCCCTTCAAACACAGGCTATGCCGGACAGCGTTTGGCGTTAAATATTGCCAATGTGGAAAAAGAGGATATTCAGCGAGGCGATTGGGTTACCGGACTTGAGCCGAAATTTGCTACCGATCGAATTACCGTTTTGCTTACGGCAAATCAGACGTTAAAAGAAAACAGTATTGTGCATATTTACCACTTTGCGTCTCATATCACCGGCAAATTGAATCTGCTTGAGGTAAAGCAAGCGGTCAAAAATCAGCAATATTTTGCAGAAGTGATTTTGGATGAAGCTTTGCATATCGCTGTGGGCGATAAACTTATTTTACGCAGTGGTGATGACAGCCAAACTTTGGCCGGAGCTGAAGTGCTGGAAATCGATTCCCCGAAACGGCATAAACGTAGTGATGAGCGTTTGGCATTTGTAAAAAATTTGGCAAAAACAACCGCTTGCCATGATTTTACAGTACGAGTGAACTTGTGCTTACAAAACCGAGCGAAAGAATTGTCGGCACTTCAATGGTCTGAACAATGCTTTGCTGAAGATATTGCGGCGCTGGGTTTTAACACTTCCTCAAAATGGGTGTTTACTTCTGAGTTTAAAACGCAAGCTCAACAAAAAGTGTTAGAAAAAATGGCGGAATATCACGGGCAACACCAAGATCAAATAGGGGTAACCAAAGCCCGTTTATATCGCATTGCGTTACTGGATTTACCTGAAAATCTGGCAAATCAATTTATTGATGATTTAGTTGAGCAAAAACAACTTACCAATAGCCGTGGCTGGTTGCATTTGCCGGCTCATCGCATTGAATTTGATAAGGAAGAATTGCAACTTTGGCAGCAAATTCGACCGCTTTTTGAAGCGACAAACCAAGCTCTTTGGGTACGAGATATTGCAAGTTCATTATCTGTTGATGAAACAAAAATGCGAAATTTACTCTATAAAGCCGGGAAGCTGGGTTATTTGATTCCTATCGTAAGAGATAGATTTTTATTAATTGATCAGATAGAAGCCTTTGCTCAATTAATAAAATCGTTTATTCAAGAGAATGGCGCTATTTCGGTTAATCAGTTGCGAGATCAATTAAATTATGGACGAAAGCTTACGGTTCAGTTGATTGAGTATTTCGACCGTTCCGGTTTTTTAAGACGCAAAGGTGATGTGCATTTGTTGCGTGATAGTGAAACTTTTTAG
- a CDS encoding TAXI family TRAP transporter solute-binding subunit translates to MKKLVKLSFLASLVMGSASVQASETFVTIGTGGQTGVYYVVGQSICQLVNRDTAKTGVKCNAPSTGASVANLNAIAAKEMDMGIAQSDWQYHAYNGSSSFEGKKNDKIRAIFSLHAEPFTVMARTDANIKSFDDLKAKRVNVGDPGSGTRATMNVILAAKGWTDKDFKVASELKPAEMASVMCDNNLDAITYNVGHPNGALKEAAASCDAKLVPVTGPEIDKLVADHSYYAKATIPGGLYKGSDEPTETFGVYATLVTSADVDADKVYTVTKAVFDNFDRFKRLHPAFEHLKQEEMIKNALSAPLHEGAVRYYKEKGWIK, encoded by the coding sequence ATGAAAAAATTAGTTAAACTTTCTTTTCTTGCAAGCCTTGTGATGGGCAGTGCTTCTGTTCAGGCTTCTGAAACATTTGTGACTATTGGTACCGGTGGTCAAACAGGGGTTTATTATGTGGTAGGTCAATCTATTTGCCAATTAGTGAACCGTGATACTGCAAAAACAGGTGTGAAATGTAATGCGCCTTCAACCGGTGCTTCTGTGGCGAACTTAAATGCGATTGCTGCAAAAGAGATGGATATGGGGATCGCACAATCTGACTGGCAATACCATGCATACAATGGTTCAAGCTCATTTGAAGGCAAGAAAAACGATAAAATCCGTGCAATTTTCTCACTTCATGCAGAACCGTTTACAGTAATGGCTCGTACTGATGCTAATATCAAATCATTCGATGACTTAAAAGCTAAACGCGTAAATGTGGGCGATCCGGGTTCAGGTACACGTGCAACAATGAATGTGATTTTAGCTGCAAAAGGTTGGACGGATAAAGATTTTAAAGTAGCTTCTGAATTAAAACCGGCAGAAATGGCTTCTGTAATGTGTGATAACAACTTAGATGCGATTACTTATAACGTAGGTCACCCAAACGGTGCGTTAAAAGAAGCTGCTGCGTCTTGTGATGCGAAGTTAGTACCGGTAACAGGCCCTGAAATTGATAAATTAGTGGCTGATCACTCATATTATGCGAAAGCAACTATTCCGGGTGGTTTATACAAAGGTTCTGACGAACCAACAGAAACTTTCGGTGTATATGCAACCTTAGTGACCTCTGCAGATGTTGATGCAGATAAAGTTTACACAGTAACGAAAGCGGTATTTGATAATTTTGACCGTTTTAAACGTTTACACCCTGCATTTGAGCACTTAAAACAAGAAGAGATGATTAAGAATGCTCTTTCTGCTCCATTACATGAAGGGGCGGTACGTTACTATAAAGAGAAAGGTTGGATTAAATAA